Genomic DNA from Magnolia sinica isolate HGM2019 chromosome 4, MsV1, whole genome shotgun sequence:
ACCTTCCGAAGTCCCTGAGCTTCCAATAGCTTCCTCACTCTACTCACATCATCCCACATCTTAGCCCCTGCATAGATATCCGCTAACAGCACGTAGTTCCCAGCATTCATGGGCTCGAGCTCGAAAAGACGTTGACATGCTCTCTCTGCAAGCTTGATATTGCCATGAATCCTACATGCACCGAGAAGTGAGCCCCAGACAGTTGGACCCGGCTCAATCCGCATCATTTCTACAATCTTGGCTGCTTCATCAAGTTGGCCAGCACGGCCTAGAAGGTCAACCATACAAGAATAGTGCTCAGCATGAGGAACAGTGCTGTATTTAGGAAGCATAGATTCAAACAATTTCTTCCCTTCTTCAACAAGCCCCACATGACTACAAGCCCCCAAAACACTAACAAATGTTACTGGGCTCGGTGAAATGTTTGCGTCTATCATCTTTTCGAAAACGTGAATCGCTTCCCTGCCAAACCCATGAATTCCATAACCAGATATcatggaattccaagacacaacATCCCTTTCACTCATTTGATAAAAAATACAACGCCCAAGTTCCAAACTACCACATTTCACATACATTGTTATTAGCGCATTGGTCACCGAAATGATAGAATCGAGTCCCCTTCTAAGGATATAAGCATGTATCACTTTCCCTTGCCCCAAAGCAGCCAAGGCCGAACAGGCTTGAAGCACACTAACCATCGTGACTGAAGTTGGATCACTATCATGGTTTCCGGTCATCATCTCATGGAAGAGCTCCAATGCTTCATAGGGTCTGTTATTCTTTGCATAACAGGCAATCATGGCGCTCCAAGAAACCACATTTCTTTGAGGCATTCTATCAAAAACACATCGCGCATACGAAACACATCCGAATTTCGCATACAAATCAACCAAAGTAGTTGCAACATGAACCTGCGATTCAAACCCACGTCGCAGAATGTGGCCATGAATCCCCATCCCTTCCATCAGAAGGGAAATGGAACCTGATGACGGAGCGACACAGGCCTTGAGCACGTGAGGGAAAGTGAAGCGATCGAAAGCGACCCCAGCTCGACTCATCTCCTTATAAAGAGCCATCGCCTCCTCACCTCGGCCCGCCAAGGCGAGCGCACGGACGAGCGCGTTCCAAACGAAGATAGTCTTCTCACGCGTTTCATCGAACACGCGGCGGGCATCCTCGAGCGACCCAAAATGAGAGTACATGTTGATGAGCTTGGTGGCGAGGAAGGGGTCCTGATCGAGGCCGTCATCAATGAGGTGGCGGCGAAGGGTTGCGGCAtcagagtgggacccacaacgGGAGCAGGCGAGGATGAGAAGCTCGTAGGTGAGCTGCGTGGGGTTGGGCTCGTGGGAAAGGAGATAGAGAGCTTGTTTCAGGTGGCCCTGTTTGGACAGAGATTGGATTTGGGGGTTCGTGTTTTTCGAGAGGGGTTTGAGAGAAGATGATGGGAGGCAGAGTTGTTTGGATTGCTGCGATGCGTTTGAAAAACGGCGGGTATTGGGTTTTGGAGGGAGAGAAGAGAGCtggaatgtggcccacatgagttttgagaCTCTAGAGAATTGAGTACGTGTGAAATTGTGAGATGGGGCGCGTTCGGTTTTGATAGAACGCGGTCGATTACGAAAGAGGCACCCTAGGATGTAtagggattgcgtactgagtaaactttgtggggcccattgtggatgtatggctcttatccacgccgtttatctatttttccagattatttttcGTATTGAGCCTAAAATTtacacatatccatagctcaagtggaccacaccagaggaaacagtgcgGATAATGAAATCcatcgttgaagccttcctagggcccacattatgtttatttgccatccaacctgttcataaggtcacacgggcattgatgaagcgaaaacacaaatttcagctagATCCAACCGTACAATTGGTAGAACTGACTTAGATTGGTTTTGTGCACAAAATCAGATTAATTGGACAATCCTTACGTCTGACTAATAAACATTTTTACGTGGAAATTGGACCGTTTACTACTTTTTGGGTTTTGCAGtccaggacgcggatttcctgcgaaaggctttcgcaggaagttcctgtgttgGGAACGCAGGTGGGGCCGACCGTAATGtttgtcaggaatccactccgtccatccgttttgcaagataattttaggagattagaccaaaattgaacaggatccaatactcaagtggtccgtactaaaagaaaaatatatttagggaaattcctaccgttgaaacctccctgggttcgacagtgatgtttacattccatccacaccgttaataacgtcattcctactgggatgaactgaaaacacaaatattatcatgattcaaaacttctgtgaccccacgaatatttcaactgtggaagtttaattatcacgtttttggagcacttgagcattggatacgattcatctttggcctcatgtcctaaaatgaactcacaaaacggatggacggtgaggatttctcacaaacatcccagtgggccccacgtgcgttcccagcgcaggaacttcctgcgaaaggctttcgcaggaaatccgcgtcctgcaGTCCATCTACAGTGAATCTCAGTCCCACTATTTCAGCTTTTTGGAATTGAGGTACATGCCACGTGTAAGGTAAGTAGCCTCAGGGAGTTTGGTCGAGTCAGATGATCCATTGGCACGGTGGACCCACGTGTAAAAAACGGACGTTGAGAAAGATTGGGTCACGGACAGCCAGATTAATGCACaagtctggcccacctgatgagcctAACCTGCTTGTTGCTGGAAATGGAAAAGTATACGGTTGATGACCGCCCGATGAAGGGCTAGGATCTCACATTCGATCTGCAGGAGTTTTGATAGCGCATCCATGTTAATTTATTTTTCGGTACACGCGCAATGAGCTGTCATACGGTGCCATGCATCAGGGCATGATCGGTGTTCTGAACACTGATCTGATGGGCCAGCGTAGATAAGGGATGTCCCTTTTTCCAGATTGGAGGATACTAGCCATTCGATCATGGCCTCTTGTTTTGGCCGCTGTTTTTTATTGTATTCGTAACTGTGTATTGCCAGCCGTCAATCAAAGGGTCGGGATCTTTCAAGGTGGATAGTTTTCAGGGCAGCCACCATCTATATTgaagcccatcagatcaacggtctgtaGAGCCCCACTAGCATAAATTGGCATATCAAGCTTTGATAAGAGCCCTATATTTGCGAAATGGCACATCACTGAACGAGTAGAagagatgcaatgcaatacagaCCATCCAATCGCCCTACCCCGTTGGTGAGCTGGGTATCTGGAACCTAACATTTCTACTGGTGGCCCacaaatagacagttaagaaagaaaacaCAGCGATTATTCAAATTCGACAAAAACTAAAGGTCGAatattggatggcttggatctcgcaATTGGAAGATCTTTGGTGCAAGGGGCGGCCAGCCACAGTGAGACCGTACCAACCATCTCATGACATCTTTGAGACCCCACAAATCTCTGAATAAAGCACGCTTGGAAACTCCCACCTTCACTGTCCAGTAAGTACACTGGATGGCCCTTCAGCTCCATCCatcttgccagatcattttacggctaatctcaggtgggccgcaccacaggaaacagtagtgattgaacagccacaaaagttttggatcaagattttatgtttccttcatccaggtctgtgtaacctaatcaacaggttggatggaaaataaacattacagtgggccctaggaagtttttgacGGTGGGCGTTCACTCACCACTGGCATAattcaccagagatttggatccgcatcatttttgggcacatgcactaaagtgatctggaaaaatggatggacggcactgataaaacaaatacattatggtgggtcccactccatCTAATCACTAGCAGCAAGCCGGTCCACACAAGCAGCCAAcaccattggaatcaatggacagaaCGGGCCCGCCTAATGAGTTCTTCACGCTGGTTCTCAAGACGGGTGGTCTTCATGGCGGCGCCCACCTTTTTCCTGCATCCAATGTCCTACACGTGAGAGTTGGGGGCGCGTGCTGAGTTAGCATGTGGTGGGCTGCATCAGTCTTTCCCATTTTTCATTTCAATTCCAACGAAACAAAGATAATGTCCACTTGAAAAATATTCAAATCAGATGCATTGCACCAACCATTGGGGCGGATTATTCAAATTACAGTCAGTTCAACTGCAAAGTAAAGGATTGGGTAACAAACAAGAATTTCTAGGTCCGAGACCCCTCACCGAACGCTTAGTTTACAGGTGAGTGGCCCATTTCaatgatccaggccgttgatctgAAGACCCCAATCAGTTCGACACCTAAAATCTCTGTCAATCTAAGAACCTAACAGTTCGATCAACAGCAGCCTATAATAAAATTGATGGTGAAGAAAACATTCACAGCAATGTTCCCCATAGATCAATAGACAAAAAGCAGGGAGAGAGTACAGCAATGGCCATATTAGATGGCGAGTAGACCAAAAAGATTAAGGGCCAGGATCTACAAATATAAAGCCATTTTTGGGCATCCCCATCCACAAGTGGTGACAaaacatgggccacaaaagttcagATCCTAGGAATTGGTAAACTACAAGTTTCCTCACATTCGGGACCCCATAACTCCTCGGCCACGAACAGGATCAACcaaatagaagagaaaaaaggaaaaatgggTTCTAAATTAAAATCTTTATAAAGTgtgttttacacacacacacacacacacacacacacacacacacacacacacaaaaaggagGCTCCAATAAGCTTTAAGCTATTTGACCATGCTATTCTTTTGGTTTGTAACTGGATCGGATCAGCATTTTGCCTAgtcttgatgtgggccacctggtcATATTACGGAAAAATACCGACCATTGATTATTAGGAATTTTATAAAAGCACTGACCGATAGCAGATATAAGTAAAGAATGCAATAATACATGCAACATGACTAACATGAAAGTATAGTATAATTGTAAGCAGACATTGACTAGAATAAATTTGTACATTTTGCTGAGtcctgatgtggcccaccaggtcAGATTATTGATGAATACTAAGCATCGATGATCAGGTATTTTATAAAAAGCGCTGACCAATAGCAGTTATAATTAAAGAATGCAATAATACATGCAACATGACTCTAACATGAAAGTGAAAGAATAGTTTACTCGTGAGGCAAATTGACTGGCATGaatttgtatttaaagttttcaagtttGCCAATAGCTAGGGAGGGCCGTGAGCATCAATGGAGATGAAGGCCTCTCCATTGTCTCCACCATACATGCGGTACACTTTTAGGGCAATCGGgaatgttgatctgatgggccactgCAAGAAGTGGCTATAGTTCAAACCTCAGGGGGCTATCATCTCCTTAGTGCCCATCAAATGGAAGGTTTTAAGTAAGAAAGTTGAGCAACAGAAGACCAAAGGTCAACAGTTGACTGGAGAATATTGCACCgattgaatggcttggattgtcAAATAACGCCACTTTTGTGCTACAGGTGGTCTGCCCACCAATGGTTCTGACTGCACTAAACGCGTGGCGCCTGTGCTATGGAGATGCTGGCAACAAGTGAGCCTCCATTTCCAATGAGGCTGGCATGCCTCCCAAGCTTCGCAGAGAAAAGTCAATCAATTTGTTCTGCCATTATAAATACCCTTTCTATGGTGGATTCTATCAAATCTAAGCAACCGGGCCCCCTTCAGCTTAAGGGTCGCCCCTGCAGCTGTTAGGCTTACGCACACAATGACTTAATTAATCATGGGAGCAGCTGTCACTGAGATCAGTCTTATTTAAAGACCACAAGATTCTCACTGCACAAGGAAAAATACCCCTACGAAATTTTAAGATCAGACACTCTTTGGCATAGATTCATCGCGGCCCACCATGGAGAGCCTTCTTCTTTCATCATTCATTGCACTGACTGCTTTCCTATCATTCACAGACGAGGCGTGGGCTTCAGTAGGTATACGAGGGCTGCAAACCTTAAAGCAAGGAGGCTCATTGTCCGTAGAAAGAGAGAATGATTTCTTGGTTTCCCTGAATGGGTCCTTCTCCAGTGGATTTTTCAAGGTTGGTATCAATGCCTACTGCTACTCCATCTGGTTCACGAACTCCGCCGAAGGAACGGTAGCTTGGATGGCCAACAGAGACCATCCTGTGAATGGGAAGCTCTCCGAACTAACCCTTCAAGGAAATGGCAATCTGGTCTTGACTGATGCAGATGGGACAACCGTTTGGGGAACCAATACATACTCGCAGACAGCGGTGGAAGCACAGCTTCTTGAAACAGGCAATCTGGTACTTAAAAATCATGTAGGAGAGATAATCTGGGAGAGTTTTGACTCTCCGATGGACACTCTCCTTCCATCACAGCTGCTCACCAAGACCAGCATGTTGGTCTCTAAGAGAAGCCAAAGCACCTATCTATCAGGCTACTATAATTTCCACTTCCGCGATGATAATGTACTCAGTCTCATCTACAACAGTCCTCAAATTTCGAGCCTGTACTGGCCAAACCCAGACCTGACAGTATTCCAAAGCAACAGGACAACTTACAACAGCTCCAGAGTAGCTGTTCTCAATGAAATGGGCCACTTCAGGTCAAGCGACAGTCTGAAATTCGATGCAACTGATTATGGAGTGGGCCCCAAACGCCGGTTAACACTAGATTATGATGGGATCTTGAGATTATACAGTCTCAATGAATCATCGGGGGATTGGACGATCTCTTGGTCACCGAATTTGGACACATGTAGAGTCCACGGGCTGTGTGGAAGAAACGGCATCTGTCATTACACGCCATCACCTGCCTGCACATGCCCGCCCGGATTTAACATGACAGACCCATCGGACTGGTCCATCGGCTGCTCATCTCGTTTCAACCAGACCTGTAATCCAGCCGAGTTGGGATTCATGCAGCTATACAACACTGATTACTATGGCTATGACTTGGCCAGTTATGGTGTTGGTATGACCTTCGAGGCATGCCGGAATACGTGTCTGAATGACTGTCAATGCACAGCTTTCGGGTATTCATTTGATGGAAAGGGCCAGTGTTTCCCAAAAGGCATTCTCTTAAACGGATATCACATGCCGAACTCTCCCAGGATCATGTATATCAAAGTTCCAAGCCAAGCAATCTTACATGGGGACTCCACAATGTCGAATATACCTCATTTGAGCTGCTCAGATAAGAATCTTGTTCTCGGAAATGAAACGAGCAGAGATGTCACGGAATATTCACATATGAAGTACCTAATTGGATTCGTGGCTGCTTTTGGCCTTGTCGAAATGGTCTCCATAGCTATGGGGTGGTGGTACATACGTCAAACGCATGGAAATGCCGAGGCGGTTGATATAGGTTACCTTGCAGTAGCCATGGGTTTCAAGCGATTCAGTTATGCAGAGCTAAAGGCAGCAACTCGGAACTTCCGAGAAGAAATTGGGAGGGGAGGCTTTGGAAAGGTTTATAAAGGGGTTTTGGACAACAATAGGATTGTGGCCGTGAAGAGATTAGAAGGTATGTTGCAAGGGGAAGCAGAGTTCTGGGCAGAGGTAAGCATCATAGGGAGGATTAACCACATGAACTTGGTGAAGATGTGGGGTTTTTGCACAGAGGAAAAGCACAAGCTGCTCGTTTACGAATACTTGGAGAAAGGTTCCTTAGATAAGATCTTGTTCTCAGATTTGGGCAGGCAATTGAAGTGGGACCAGAGGTTCAACATCGCTCTAGGGGGAGCAAAGGGTTTGTCTTATCTGCACGAAGAATGCCTCGAATGGGTTCTTCACTGTGATGTGAAGCCTCAAAACATACTCTTGGATGGACATTTCGAACCAAAAGTAGCGGATTTTGGAATGTCAAAGCTTGTTCGTAAGTGTGCCCACAACTCGAGTTTTTCAAGAGTGAGAGGTACAAGAGGGTATCTAGCTCCCGAGTGGATGATGAATCAACAGATCGATGCGAAGGTGGATGTGTATAGCTACGGGATCGTCTTACTAGAATTGGTGAGTGGAAGGAGTGTGTCAAGCATTAGACCAGATGGATGTAGAGAAAATGTGTATGGTGACTTGATTCAGTGGGTTAAGGAAGCAATAAAACGGAGAGACGGAATCATGGAAGTGGCAGATCCAAGACTGGATGGGGAGTACGATATTAAGAAGATTGAAAGACTGGTGATGGTGGCGTTGATGTGTGCGAAAGAAGACAAAGACAAGAGACCTGCCATGAGTGAGGTCGTGGAGCTTCTCCTAGGAGATGGTGGTGAGGGGTCATATTCAGCTAGAGGAGATTAATGTTTTAAACTGGTAAAGCTAGAGGACATTCATGATTGAAACTAGGTAAATCATTTATGTTTTGTAGTTTTTCTCTTTACTAGTACAAATTTGAAGTTTAAGAGGCTAAGCTATTCTGTAATTAGAAATTTCATGAACCTTCACAATTATCAATGGAAATCCTTAAATATCCTGTGAATAGTAGATCTAGAGCCTTAATTTGGATTATGTCAACAGAACTGGGATATCATGTCTTCAATGTGCAAGCAAACCTCTGCATGTGCATCTAAGGGAGATTGTGGGACAGTagccagcctttttttttttttttttacacacacacacacccccacacactcatgccgtagtgggctttcaccacctatggatactcgaacccttgaccgggtgttaaaactcccgagagtctaccaccctagcaagagcaaggatccaatAGCCAGCCTTTTTCtaataattttttaaacttttttatcAAAAAAATTGGCCCATACCGATAACACTCCGTAGCATATCATTTTTAGGCCCCAGATGATATGGCTTACAATACCAATACTTGTAACCTTGTTGCTGATTAATTAGTGAATAGTATGCTTCATATTGTTTAACATGACTAACAAGTTCATGATTCCCCAGTCTATATGTCCAATTCCATAACTTTCATTTGCTTTCAACTAGTCCTGATATGTTCATCATGGTAGTGATGCCTTTGCAGATATTAAACACCAACACCAAACATACAACATAAGAAAAGGCCCCAACCAGGCCATTGAGCTTCAAATGTAACTTCAGAAAATTCATATCATCTACTTAGAGAACGGAAATGCAAAATCCCTATTGGAGAACTATGGTTCATAGGCATAAATGCTACAGTGAAGCAGATTCCTTCAGTCCAGAGTATTCAGAAAATAACCATAGTATTTTCCAATGAAGGGCAAGGCAGTTTCATAGGCAGAGTTTTTGCATTCATCAATAAAACAGTGTTTatgagaaaagaaaaataaaaggacaTGAATCAATGGCATAATCTCCTTGTATAACCAACCATTCTAACACTGTTGTTAAGTACAATAACCATTTCAATAGTTCAAAGATTCTTTCCAAGATTTAAGTTTCTTATAGTGTATTTACATGGATTTGGTGGCCTTTTAAAGagtttatgcaacatagatgcatGTGCTTAAGACGGTGGAGCTGCAAAAAAGGGAAAAGGCATTTGCTTCGCAATGCGAAATCCGTACCATGCCTTCCACTAGGAAGTTGCCCCCGGATCATTGATAACACCCAAGAAATCATCTTTTATGGTCCCGATGCAGAACTGTAAAGATGGACAAAAAATGCTAGATGAGAAATATATCACAGAAGAAGAATTCTCCAAATTTAAGGCTGTCTTAGGCCCGGCCCAAGAAAAATAATTCACGGTTTTTAGGATTTCTACTCTTGCTAGAATTTCACAATGAGAACCGATCGCCAACAGCCGGTTGCATGATGACTCACCAAGTAGCCCCATCTtcccaccaccatttgatgggcccaccattataatCATCagatgcaaaaataaaataaaatcaggccagtcaactCATCAGGCAGGTTGCACCAATGATCTGGCTCAATGTACAATCGTGGTTCACCGTTCATCTAATAAGCGGATTGCATGATTTTCAAAAAAGGTTatcattattgtgggccctagccTTGAGGGTAGGGCCAGTAGGTGATCGGTTCTCTTCCCAGAAATCAAGAAATGATACTCATGTGGATATGGAAAAGTTCTTTCTTTCCAATACAACACAAACGACTCCCACTTCGCTGTTTTTGGAAATTCTATGAAGGGCCTGTTCGGATTCATGGAAAGCATAAAAAAGAAAAGTGTGTTTATCAAGAAACCTTATTTCCAAGAAACTAAAGGAAACAttttttccttgtttgtttttcaagAAGACTTTCCCAAAAATTTAGGATTCTAACGATCGACAATTTGAAAAAGAAAGGCATGCAGCTAGCCAATATCTGTCTCTGCTGTATGGATAGCGAGGAATCCGTCGATCATCTCCTGGTTCACTGTCCGTTTATATCCCAGATTCGGGCAGATTTTTGCAACAGATTTAATGTCAGCGGGTGGGTACCGGCCTCTGCTTTCCAGTTGCTGAATTTCTGGCACGACTTTAAGCTGGGGAAAATCAGATCTCGTGTTTGGAGAATGGCTTTTATAGCAATCTGGTGGGCGGTCTGGAAGGAGAGGAACAACAGATGCTTTAACAATTCTCAGTCTTTGGCTCAAGTTGTGGGTTCCAGGGCGAAGAATTTAATTATCGAATGGGCTGCGAATGTCTCCTATCTCAatgattttaatttaatattccTAGGCCAgtagtctgtttttttttttctcttttctgcCACCCTGCAGTCGctgttcttttttctctctctttcaatgaATTCcgttacttttaaaaaaataaaaaattaggatatatatatatatatatatatatatatatatatatatatatatatatatatatagagagagagagagagagagagagagagagagagagaagaagaagaagaagaagaagaagaagaattttagGTAGTTACTAGCATGTGCTAGATTAGCACATGGCACAAGTGGGATGCTTGAAAATGGATAGTGGCACATGTATCATATGCAACATATGTAGGTGCTTCAAGTTGAATTGTGGTGCATGTGgtacatgtgaggtgcttgaagcAGTATGGTAGCATATGGAACAAGACATACATTGGCACATTTGACATGTGGGCACTTGAAGGGCCGCTAATCCCCTGAGAAGGTAGATCAACTAAgagcccaaaaaagaaaaattacaagtcTGAAACTTTTCAACGGAAGAAGTCCATTCCGCTATGAAATAGATCACCCTTTGCACTATACACTCAACCGAATTTGAGGTACCATTAAAACATCttctgttcctttcttcccacATAGACCACCACATTGCCAAAAGGGAAATTATCCAAATTTTGGATCTCTGCTTTCCACACCTTGCACCATTCCAAGCTTGAAGGAGACTACGGGCAGATGCTGGGAAAGCCCAGGATAAATGAAATCAAGATAGGATGTGAGTGCATATCTGATAGGCGAAGGGACATTGGCACTTGAAGTTATATGGCGGCACTTGTGCACATTGACACGTGGCAAATTTGGAGCAATTGGAGATGGAAGatgacacatgtggcacattggcacatgtggagtGCCTTGCACATGTGGGGTTCAAGAGAAGCatggtggtacatgtggcacattagcacatgttgGGCGCAAGAGAAGACAGATGGTGTCACATGTGGCATGTTAACAAATGTGGGACGCTTTACACATGtggggtgcaagagaagatggataaTGACACATATGGTACATTGGCACATGTACAATGAGTGGTGGCACATTTGGGCTTAACTCTTGAGAAATCAATTTTCCTTCCATTGTGGGAAAATGCCTTTCTTAGAGATGGAGATGAGAAAAATaatttgtttattttccaacaaagAAAGTTGGAAATGGTTTTTCCCACAAATTCCCACAAAGTCCCACAAAGAAAGGCTTGACAAACAATGgatgtttcttttcctttcctttccatgaatccaaacttaagtgtagaaattccaaaaatcacaaattaTTTTTCCTCCACTCTTGACAAGGCTGTgagccaaatgcagcctaaaGAATATTGATTGCAACATGAAAATGGAATTATCAAAATAGGAAAATAATTTCAAACATGTTAAACAATATTGTCCCACTCCAAAACTGAAATTATGACATTTCAAGTTGGAATTGAAAAGGGAAGGTGACTGCAATTTGGGGGCTACTTCCTGATTATGAATGCAAAGCTAATAACCATTTGGTCATTTTCTCACAGTTGCAAAGGGAATAGTGAACTAGCTAAACTAGGAACTGAAGTATTTTGAAGTCATTAATTATGAAATTTACCATCTTCATGAAAAAATATATCTTAAATAAATTGAAGAAGAAACTTATGTCCATAATCTTCATTAtagttttagggcctgtttgaacaCAATTCCTCAAAAGGGGGTCCCCAGAAAAGGGGTTTCGAGCCTACTTTTGCCGAGTTGGCATTTTAGCGCCTATTTTGTCGAGCAGGAGATGAGATGGGGTTTGCAAAGTGCATACAAACGCACGACATCGATTGCCATTTGGATCAAAATGACTTTTAGGCCTCAAACACCCCTTtggagggtgcatccaaacaggcccttaaaggtTAGGGTCCCAGAAAAAGAAGTTAGTGCACGGGACTAGCAATTTGTGACAGATAAGAAACAGCCAAAAGAAAATACAATTTCTGTGGCATCGACACGTGTTCCAATTATCTTCAACCGCACTTCACTATCCTTTTGAATCTTCACCTGCAAAAAGCCCAACAAGATTAGTTTCAACATCAGCAGCTCTGAGAAAAGCAACTGCAGCTAACTACCAGTAAAATTATAAGAATAACTGCAGCTTTTGCTGAGAGAGAGCTTATGTCATAAAGCAACTCTTGCATTTAAGCGAGGCAAAAAGCTTGCAAAGCTTCtgcttttgttttttgaaaagtGGCTGAATatattaagaggaaaaaggaaaaacataa
This window encodes:
- the LOC131243838 gene encoding pentatricopeptide repeat-containing protein CRR2, chloroplastic, whose amino-acid sequence is MWATFQLSSLPPKPNTRRFSNASQQSKQLCLPSSSLKPLSKNTNPQIQSLSKQGHLKQALYLLSHEPNPTQLTYELLILACSRCGSHSDAATLRRHLIDDGLDQDPFLATKLINMYSHFGSLEDARRVFDETREKTIFVWNALVRALALAGRGEEAMALYKEMSRAGVAFDRFTFPHVLKACVAPSSGSISLLMEGMGIHGHILRRGFESQVHVATTLVDLYAKFGCVSYARCVFDRMPQRNVVSWSAMIACYAKNNRPYEALELFHEMMTGNHDSDPTSVTMVSVLQACSALAALGQGKVIHAYILRRGLDSIISVTNALITMYVKCGSLELGRCIFYQMSERDVVSWNSMISGYGIHGFGREAIHVFEKMIDANISPSPVTFVSVLGACSHVGLVEEGKKLFESMLPKYSTVPHAEHYSCMVDLLGRAGQLDEAAKIVEMMRIEPGPTVWGSLLGACRIHGNIKLAERACQRLFELEPMNAGNYVLLADIYAGAKMWDDVSRVRKLLEAQGLRKVPGCSWIEVKKKVHSFVSVDEPNPQMEQLHALLVQLSTEMKDKGYVPETKVVLYDLDMNEKEQILLGHSEKLAVAFGLINTNHGETIRIMKNLRLCEDCHSVTKFISKFANREILVRDVNRFHHFRDGMCSCADYW
- the LOC131244292 gene encoding putative receptor protein kinase ZmPK1, with the protein product MESLLLSSFIALTAFLSFTDEAWASVGIRGLQTLKQGGSLSVERENDFLVSLNGSFSSGFFKVGINAYCYSIWFTNSAEGTVAWMANRDHPVNGKLSELTLQGNGNLVLTDADGTTVWGTNTYSQTAVEAQLLETGNLVLKNHVGEIIWESFDSPMDTLLPSQLLTKTSMLVSKRSQSTYLSGYYNFHFRDDNVLSLIYNSPQISSLYWPNPDLTVFQSNRTTYNSSRVAVLNEMGHFRSSDSLKFDATDYGVGPKRRLTLDYDGILRLYSLNESSGDWTISWSPNLDTCRVHGLCGRNGICHYTPSPACTCPPGFNMTDPSDWSIGCSSRFNQTCNPAELGFMQLYNTDYYGYDLASYGVGMTFEACRNTCLNDCQCTAFGYSFDGKGQCFPKGILLNGYHMPNSPRIMYIKVPSQAILHGDSTMSNIPHLSCSDKNLVLGNETSRDVTEYSHMKYLIGFVAAFGLVEMVSIAMGWWYIRQTHGNAEAVDIGYLAVAMGFKRFSYAELKAATRNFREEIGRGGFGKVYKGVLDNNRIVAVKRLEGMLQGEAEFWAEVSIIGRINHMNLVKMWGFCTEEKHKLLVYEYLEKGSLDKILFSDLGRQLKWDQRFNIALGGAKGLSYLHEECLEWVLHCDVKPQNILLDGHFEPKVADFGMSKLVRKCAHNSSFSRVRGTRGYLAPEWMMNQQIDAKVDVYSYGIVLLELVSGRSVSSIRPDGCRENVYGDLIQWVKEAIKRRDGIMEVADPRLDGEYDIKKIERLVMVALMCAKEDKDKRPAMSEVVELLLGDGGEGSYSARGD